The following are from one region of the Cyanobium gracile PCC 6307 genome:
- the leuC gene encoding 3-isopropylmalate dehydratase large subunit, whose protein sequence is MSAGTLYDKVWELHRVADLPGGATQLFIGLHLIHEVTSPQAFAALDDLGLSVRHPERTVATVDHIVPTTSQARPFADPLAEEMLATLEANCARHGITLHGLGSGRQGIVHVIAPELGLTQPGMTVACGDSHTSTHGAFGAIAFGIGTSQVRDVLASQSLAMGKLKVRRLRVEGTLQSGVYAKDLVLHVIRTLGVKGGVGYAYEFAGPAIEALSMEERMTLCNMAIEGGARCGYVNPDAVTFAYLQGRPHAPTGEAWERAVAWWSALASGPDAVFDHEVVFDAATIAPTVTWGITPGQAIGVDEAVPTLEQTDSDERPIAEEAYRYMDLRPGAPIEGLPVDVCFIGSCTNGRLSDLRAAAAVARGRQVAAGIKAFVVPGSEQVAAAAEAEGLDAVFREAGFEWREPGCSMCLAMNPDRLEGRQISASSSNRNFKGRQGSATGRTLLMSPAMVAAAAVSGHVADVRRLIATPSSPEPAPTPA, encoded by the coding sequence TTGAGCGCCGGCACCCTCTACGACAAGGTCTGGGAGCTGCACCGCGTCGCCGATCTTCCGGGCGGTGCCACCCAGCTGTTCATCGGGCTGCACCTGATCCACGAGGTCACCAGCCCCCAGGCCTTCGCCGCCCTCGACGATCTGGGCCTGTCGGTGCGCCATCCCGAGCGCACGGTCGCCACGGTCGACCACATCGTGCCCACCACCTCCCAGGCCCGGCCCTTCGCCGACCCCCTGGCCGAGGAGATGCTCGCCACCCTGGAGGCCAACTGCGCCCGGCACGGCATCACCCTCCACGGCCTCGGCAGCGGCCGCCAGGGGATCGTGCACGTGATCGCCCCGGAGCTGGGGCTCACCCAGCCCGGCATGACCGTGGCCTGCGGCGATTCCCACACCTCCACCCACGGCGCCTTCGGGGCCATCGCCTTCGGCATCGGCACCAGCCAGGTGCGTGATGTGCTCGCCAGTCAGAGCCTGGCGATGGGCAAGCTCAAGGTGCGCCGGCTCCGGGTGGAGGGGACCCTGCAGAGCGGGGTCTACGCCAAGGATCTGGTGCTGCACGTGATCCGCACCCTGGGGGTGAAGGGCGGCGTGGGCTATGCCTACGAGTTTGCCGGCCCGGCCATCGAGGCCCTCTCGATGGAGGAGCGGATGACGCTCTGCAACATGGCCATCGAGGGCGGGGCGCGCTGCGGCTACGTCAACCCCGATGCCGTCACCTTCGCCTATCTCCAGGGGCGGCCCCATGCCCCCACCGGCGAGGCCTGGGAGCGGGCCGTCGCCTGGTGGAGCGCCTTGGCCTCCGGTCCCGACGCCGTCTTCGACCACGAGGTGGTGTTCGATGCGGCCACGATCGCGCCCACCGTCACCTGGGGCATCACGCCGGGGCAGGCCATCGGCGTCGACGAGGCCGTGCCCACCCTCGAGCAGACCGACAGCGACGAGCGGCCGATCGCCGAGGAGGCTTACCGCTACATGGACCTGCGCCCCGGGGCGCCGATCGAGGGGCTGCCGGTGGATGTCTGCTTCATCGGCAGCTGCACCAACGGCCGGCTCAGCGACCTGCGGGCCGCCGCCGCCGTCGCCCGCGGCCGGCAGGTGGCGGCGGGCATCAAGGCCTTCGTGGTCCCGGGCAGTGAGCAGGTGGCGGCCGCGGCTGAGGCGGAGGGCCTCGATGCGGTGTTCCGCGAGGCCGGCTTCGAATGGCGCGAGCCGGGTTGCTCGATGTGCCTGGCCATGAACCCCGACCGCCTCGAGGGACGCCAGATCAGTGCCAGTTCCAGCAACCGCAACTTCAAGGGGCGCCAGGGTTCCGCCACCGGTCGCACCCTGCTGATGAGTCCGGCCATGGTGGCCGCGGCGGCGGTGAGCGGCCACGTGGCCGACGTGCGCCGCCTGATCGCCACCCCGTCTTCCCCTGAGCCCGCCCCCACCCCAGCATGA
- a CDS encoding MraY family glycosyltransferase — MTLAYSPNAAALLTATAAALLTALIVPVVRRLGLRWGLVDPPDDRKQHTLPMVRLGGVGIVAGFSLSLACTWTFGGFADLPPDKDQLIWTTLAGALCFFVIGLADDLFALPPLPRLCGQVLVAAAVWNQGVRIGSIDLPFGLGSSAAGLPLPEGLSLLATVVWLVGITNAINWLDGLDGLAAGVSGIAAVGLLSVSFSLSQPAAGLLAAALAGSCLGFLRHNFNPARIFMGDGGSYFLGFALAAISIVGPAKRLTSVSLLLPLMILSLPLADMSAVIMGRLRAGRSPFYPDRRHLHHRLLRAGFSHRRTVVLIYAFTQWLASIALVLANAEMRFLWLALATAVLIAVLVVCRRQMQEEAK, encoded by the coding sequence GTGACCCTCGCCTACAGCCCCAACGCGGCGGCCCTGCTCACGGCCACCGCGGCGGCCCTGCTCACGGCGCTGATCGTGCCTGTGGTGCGGAGGCTCGGTCTGCGCTGGGGGCTGGTCGATCCCCCCGACGACCGCAAGCAGCACACCCTGCCCATGGTGCGGCTCGGCGGCGTCGGCATCGTGGCGGGCTTCAGCCTCTCGCTGGCCTGCACCTGGACCTTCGGCGGTTTCGCCGACCTGCCGCCGGACAAGGACCAGCTGATCTGGACCACCCTGGCGGGGGCCCTCTGCTTCTTCGTGATCGGTCTGGCGGACGACCTGTTCGCCCTGCCCCCCCTGCCCCGCCTCTGCGGCCAGGTGCTCGTGGCGGCGGCGGTGTGGAACCAGGGGGTGCGCATCGGCAGCATCGACCTGCCCTTCGGCCTGGGGAGCTCGGCCGCCGGGCTGCCCCTGCCGGAGGGGCTGAGCCTGCTGGCCACAGTGGTCTGGCTGGTGGGGATCACCAACGCGATCAACTGGCTGGATGGCCTCGACGGGCTGGCGGCGGGGGTGAGCGGCATCGCTGCCGTCGGGCTGCTCTCGGTGAGCTTCAGCCTCAGCCAGCCCGCCGCCGGCCTGCTGGCGGCGGCCCTGGCCGGCAGCTGCCTGGGTTTCCTGCGCCACAACTTCAACCCGGCCCGCATTTTCATGGGCGACGGGGGCTCCTACTTCCTCGGCTTCGCCCTGGCGGCGATCAGCATTGTCGGCCCGGCCAAGCGGCTCACCAGCGTCAGCCTGCTGCTGCCCCTGATGATCCTGTCCCTGCCCCTGGCTGACATGTCGGCGGTGATCATGGGCCGCCTCCGGGCCGGCCGCTCGCCCTTCTACCCGGATCGCCGCCACCTGCACCACCGCCTGCTGCGGGCCGGCTTCAGCCATCGCCGCACGGTGGTGCTGATCTATGCCTTCACCCAGTGGCTGGCGTCCATCGCCCTGGTGCTGGCCAATGCCGAGATGCGCTTCCTCTGGCTGGCGCTGGCTACGGCGGTGCTGATCGCCGTGCTGGTGGTCTGCCGCCGCCAGATGCAGGAGGAGGCCAAGTGA
- a CDS encoding competence/damage-inducible protein A — MSGPPGGAGVEVLCIGTELLLGNIVNGNARWLAEQLAALGVVHHRQQVVGDNRERLIEAVRQAAGRCRVLVTTGGLGPTPDDLTTEAIAAAFGADLVEHGEIWAAIQARITARGRTVAPSNRKQALLPRGAAVLPNPTGTAPGMIWTPVPGFTVLTFPGVPSELRAMWHATAAPWLRQAGLAGGVFASRMLRFWGVAESDLAERVHDLLALENPTVAPYAGAGEVKLRVTARAGDASAAAALLAPVEAELRRRTGTSCFGADGDSLASVVLAALRRRGETLAVAESCTGGGLGAALVAVPGASEVFLGGVIAYANAVKQALLGVPAAVLERHGAVSDPVAVAMAEGVRRLTGATWAVAVTGIAGPGGGTVEKPVGLVHIAVAGPDGCVSEAVRFGSGRERGWIQTLTVGESLNRLRLRLNTGAI, encoded by the coding sequence GTGAGCGGGCCCCCCGGCGGCGCCGGGGTGGAGGTGCTCTGCATCGGCACCGAGCTGCTGCTGGGCAACATCGTCAACGGCAATGCCCGCTGGCTGGCGGAACAGCTGGCGGCCCTCGGGGTGGTGCACCACCGCCAGCAGGTGGTGGGCGACAACCGGGAGCGGCTGATCGAGGCGGTGCGGCAAGCGGCGGGCCGCTGCCGGGTGCTGGTCACCACCGGCGGCCTGGGGCCCACCCCCGACGACCTCACCACCGAGGCGATCGCGGCGGCCTTCGGCGCCGACCTGGTGGAGCACGGCGAGATCTGGGCGGCCATCCAGGCCCGGATCACGGCCCGGGGCCGGACCGTGGCCCCCTCCAACCGCAAGCAGGCCCTGCTGCCGCGGGGGGCCGCCGTGCTGCCCAACCCCACCGGCACGGCGCCCGGGATGATCTGGACCCCGGTGCCGGGGTTCACCGTGCTCACCTTCCCTGGGGTGCCCAGCGAGCTGCGGGCCATGTGGCACGCCACCGCGGCCCCCTGGCTGCGGCAGGCGGGCCTGGCGGGCGGGGTGTTCGCCAGCCGCATGCTGCGCTTCTGGGGGGTGGCCGAGTCCGACCTGGCCGAGCGGGTACACGACCTGCTGGCCCTGGAGAACCCCACCGTGGCGCCCTACGCCGGTGCGGGGGAGGTGAAGCTGCGCGTCACGGCCCGGGCCGGCGACGCGTCCGCCGCCGCCGCCCTCCTGGCCCCGGTGGAGGCGGAACTGCGCCGCCGCACCGGCACCAGCTGTTTCGGCGCCGACGGCGACAGCCTGGCCTCGGTGGTGCTGGCGGCCCTGCGGCGTCGGGGCGAGACCCTGGCGGTGGCCGAGTCGTGCACGGGCGGCGGCCTCGGTGCCGCCCTGGTGGCGGTGCCGGGGGCGTCGGAGGTGTTCCTCGGTGGCGTGATCGCCTATGCCAACGCCGTGAAGCAGGCCCTGCTGGGGGTGCCGGCGGCGGTGCTCGAGCGCCATGGGGCGGTGAGCGACCCGGTGGCCGTGGCGATGGCGGAGGGGGTGCGCCGCCTCACGGGGGCCACCTGGGCCGTGGCGGTGACGGGCATCGCCGGACCCGGTGGCGGCACTGTCGAGAAGCCGGTGGGGCTGGTGCACATCGCCGTGGCCGGACCCGACGGCTGCGTTAGCGAGGCGGTGCGCTTCGGCAGCGGCCGCGAGCGCGGCTGGATCCAGACGCTGACGGTGGGGGAAAGCCTGAACCGTCTGCGGTTACGGCTGAACACTGGGGCGATCTGA
- a CDS encoding DUF4278 domain-containing protein: MARSALCYRGLPYDHSHDELPSPAPIDHVYRGHHYDAPLRHQPSPVDEALDLVYRGAHYHHHHA, encoded by the coding sequence ATGGCCCGTTCCGCCCTCTGCTATCGGGGTCTCCCCTACGACCACAGCCACGACGAGCTCCCCTCGCCCGCCCCGATCGACCACGTCTACCGCGGTCATCACTACGACGCGCCCCTGCGGCACCAGCCGTCCCCCGTGGATGAAGCCCTCGATCTCGTTTACCGCGGCGCCCACTACCACCATCACCACGCCTGA
- a CDS encoding DUF2811 domain-containing protein codes for MGGTDDQRRMSQIPDHAPRTVSIENQMPEDLFEAMREFIRVHPQWDQYRLMQAALAGFLVQHGSHDRAVARHYLNGLFRREPAPVEHPPSRVVSDRLDPSS; via the coding sequence ATGGGGGGGACCGACGACCAGCGCCGCATGAGCCAGATTCCCGACCACGCTCCCCGCACCGTGAGCATCGAGAACCAGATGCCGGAGGACCTGTTCGAGGCGATGCGGGAGTTCATCCGGGTGCACCCCCAGTGGGACCAGTACCGGCTCATGCAGGCCGCCCTGGCCGGTTTCCTTGTCCAGCACGGCAGCCACGACCGCGCCGTGGCCCGCCACTACCTCAACGGCCTGTTCCGCCGGGAGCCCGCACCGGTGGAACACCCTCCTTCTAGGGTGGTTTCTGACCGTCTCGATCCTTCCTCTTGA
- the glyA gene encoding serine hydroxymethyltransferase, which yields MADRADHGPAHPAASIDSPLASGDPAIAALIEKELRRQQTHLELIASENFASRAVMEAQGSVLTNKYAEGLPHKRYYGGCEHVDIIEDLAIARAKQLFGAAWANVQPHSGAQANFAVFLALLQPGDTILGMDLSHGGHLTHGSPVNVSGKWFKAVHYGVDPETHQLNFDTIRQLALEHRPKLIICGYSAYPRTIDFAAFRAIADEVGAYLLADMAHIAGLVASGVHPSPVPHCHVVTTTTHKTLRGPRGGLILCNDETFGRQFDKAVFPGSQGGPLEHVIAAKAVAFGEALQPSFRSYSQQVVRNAQALAERIQERGIAVVSGGTDNHLVLLDLRSIGLTGKLADRLVSDVNITANKNTVPFDPESPFVTSGLRLGSAALTTRGFDAEAFREVADVIADRLLHPEDAAAELRCRERVASLCGRFPLYGRQRELQHA from the coding sequence ATGGCGGACCGAGCGGATCACGGCCCTGCGCACCCAGCAGCGTCCATCGACAGCCCCCTGGCCAGCGGCGATCCGGCCATCGCCGCCCTGATCGAGAAGGAGCTGCGGCGCCAGCAGACCCACCTCGAGCTGATCGCCAGCGAGAACTTCGCCTCCCGGGCGGTGATGGAGGCCCAGGGCTCCGTGCTCACCAACAAGTACGCCGAGGGCCTGCCCCATAAGCGCTACTACGGCGGCTGCGAGCACGTCGACATCATCGAGGACCTGGCCATCGCGCGGGCCAAGCAGCTGTTCGGCGCGGCCTGGGCCAACGTCCAGCCCCACAGCGGCGCCCAGGCCAACTTCGCCGTGTTCCTGGCCCTGTTGCAGCCCGGCGACACGATCCTGGGGATGGACCTCTCCCACGGCGGCCACCTCACCCACGGCTCGCCGGTAAACGTGTCGGGCAAGTGGTTCAAGGCCGTCCACTACGGCGTCGACCCCGAGACCCACCAGCTCAACTTCGACACCATCCGCCAGCTGGCCCTCGAGCACCGGCCGAAGCTGATCATCTGCGGCTATTCCGCCTACCCCCGCACGATCGACTTCGCCGCCTTCCGGGCCATCGCCGACGAGGTGGGGGCCTACCTGCTGGCCGACATGGCCCACATCGCCGGCCTGGTGGCCTCCGGCGTGCACCCCAGCCCGGTGCCCCACTGCCACGTCGTCACCACCACCACCCACAAGACCCTGCGGGGCCCCCGGGGCGGCCTGATCCTCTGCAACGACGAGACCTTCGGCCGCCAGTTCGACAAGGCTGTCTTCCCCGGCTCCCAGGGGGGGCCGCTGGAGCACGTGATCGCCGCCAAGGCCGTGGCCTTCGGCGAGGCGCTGCAGCCCAGCTTCCGCAGCTACAGCCAGCAGGTGGTGCGCAATGCCCAGGCCTTGGCCGAGCGGATCCAGGAGCGGGGCATCGCCGTGGTCTCCGGCGGCACCGACAACCACCTGGTGCTGCTCGATCTGCGCTCCATCGGCCTGACCGGCAAGCTGGCCGACCGCCTGGTGAGCGACGTCAACATCACCGCCAACAAGAACACGGTGCCCTTCGATCCGGAGTCGCCGTTCGTGACCAGCGGCCTGCGCCTGGGCAGCGCCGCCCTCACCACCCGGGGCTTCGATGCCGAGGCCTTCCGCGAGGTGGCCGACGTCATCGCCGACCGGCTCCTGCACCCGGAGGATGCCGCAGCGGAACTGCGCTGCCGCGAACGGGTGGCCTCCCTCTGCGGGCGCTTCCCCCTCTATGGACGACAACGTGAGCTCCAGCACGCCTGA
- a CDS encoding 3-isopropylmalate dehydratase small subunit, producing the protein MSATPFPAGPIQQCQGRAVVVPGDDIDTDRIIPARYLKCVTFDGLAEGVFADDRRERAGDHPFDRAANQGAAILVVNRNFGCGSSREHAPQALMRWGIRAVIGESFAEIFFGNCLALGIPCLSADHATVLALQAAVAAHPGARLQLDLEPPLVTLDADGEPLAWPLELAPGPRRMLVSGEWNGTAQLVAHDAELRATAGRLPYLAGFATA; encoded by the coding sequence ATGAGCGCCACCCCCTTTCCGGCCGGACCGATCCAGCAGTGCCAGGGCCGCGCCGTCGTCGTGCCCGGGGACGACATCGACACCGACCGGATCATTCCGGCCCGCTACCTCAAGTGCGTCACCTTTGACGGTCTGGCCGAGGGGGTCTTCGCCGATGACCGCCGCGAGCGGGCCGGCGATCACCCCTTTGACCGCGCCGCCAACCAGGGCGCCGCGATCCTGGTGGTCAACCGCAACTTCGGCTGCGGCTCCAGCCGGGAGCACGCCCCCCAGGCGCTGATGCGCTGGGGCATCCGGGCGGTGATCGGCGAGAGCTTCGCCGAGATCTTCTTCGGCAACTGCCTGGCCCTGGGGATCCCCTGCCTCAGTGCCGACCACGCCACGGTGCTGGCGCTCCAGGCCGCCGTCGCGGCCCATCCCGGCGCCCGGCTGCAGCTGGATCTCGAGCCGCCCCTGGTGACCCTGGACGCTGATGGCGAGCCCCTGGCGTGGCCCCTGGAACTGGCGCCCGGTCCGCGCCGCATGCTGGTGAGCGGGGAGTGGAACGGCACGGCCCAGCTCGTGGCCCACGACGCCGAGCTGCGGGCCACCGCCGGCCGGCTCCCCTATCTGGCCGGCTTCGCCACCGCCTAG
- a CDS encoding DUF3181 family protein, with protein MTLAAADLEELTRAIADRLYVQVAGWHLYLGDAGLAQILAIECAARLDQGAEVCARQALEAVQVPIGGGATRLPLARLVPAGQLRDLEDVLQPFC; from the coding sequence ATGACGCTTGCCGCCGCCGATCTCGAGGAACTGACCCGGGCCATCGCCGACCGGCTGTATGTGCAGGTGGCCGGCTGGCACCTCTATCTGGGCGATGCGGGCCTGGCCCAGATCCTGGCGATCGAATGCGCCGCCCGGCTCGACCAGGGCGCCGAGGTCTGCGCCCGCCAGGCCCTGGAGGCGGTGCAGGTGCCCATCGGCGGCGGGGCGACGCGGCTGCCCCTGGCCCGCCTGGTGCCCGCCGGCCAGCTGCGTGATCTTGAAGACGTGCTGCAACCCTTTTGCTGA
- a CDS encoding 2TM domain-containing protein: MPIRWYGPADPDDPTYRHFERIVNLTLHAALFAAVNSGLWFVQGLRHPWSHLGWLTIGWAALLLVHGSVVVLQRPETQP; the protein is encoded by the coding sequence ATGCCGATCCGCTGGTACGGCCCCGCCGATCCCGACGATCCCACCTATAGGCACTTCGAGCGGATCGTGAACCTGACGCTCCATGCCGCCCTGTTCGCCGCCGTCAACAGCGGCCTCTGGTTCGTCCAGGGCCTGCGGCACCCCTGGTCCCACCTGGGCTGGCTGACGATCGGTTGGGCCGCCCTGCTGCTGGTCCATGGCAGCGTGGTGGTGCTGCAACGCCCCGAGACCCAGCCATGA
- a CDS encoding ammonium transporter: MIDSSHPHKVRPPRNLSEASLLEAPAVLMRKVRGLSSRTSLTWFACVPLALFILGLFNLSAHAADLPELTPAFLINNLWLSIAAFLVIFMNAGFAMVEAGLCRQKNAVNILAKNLIVFALAASAYWFIGYKIMYNASWVIPGVFKFGGFFFDPTVTAEMVTEGKLVPSVDFLFQVAFAGTAATIVSGLVAERIKFNEFVIFSLVLVGVIYPIAGSWQWNVGEGWLNKLGFLDFAGSTVVHTVGGWAGLVGAMILGPRIGKYIDGKPQAIPGHNLAIATLGCLILWLGWYGFNPGSVLAMNELVPYVAVTTTLGAAGGGIAGTLFSQIHSGKPDLTMTINGILAGLVGITAGCDGFPMWASWVVGFIGGAIVVYVVSFIDSIGIDDPVGAFSVHGIGGIWGTLAVGLFNADKGLLMGGGFGQLGIQILGSFVFSIFTIVTSWIVWSILSAVSGGIRVEEHEEVQGLDIGEHGMEAYPDFVASTN, translated from the coding sequence ATGATCGATTCAAGTCACCCGCACAAGGTTCGACCGCCGAGAAATCTCAGCGAGGCCAGCCTGCTTGAGGCCCCGGCCGTGTTGATGCGCAAGGTACGTGGTCTCTCTTCCCGCACCAGCCTCACCTGGTTCGCCTGTGTGCCTCTGGCCCTGTTCATTCTGGGCCTGTTCAACCTCTCCGCCCACGCGGCCGACCTGCCCGAGCTCACCCCCGCCTTCCTGATCAACAACCTCTGGTTGTCGATCGCGGCCTTCCTGGTGATCTTCATGAACGCAGGCTTCGCCATGGTGGAAGCCGGGCTCTGCCGCCAGAAGAACGCCGTCAACATCCTGGCCAAGAACCTGATCGTCTTCGCCCTGGCTGCCTCGGCGTACTGGTTCATCGGCTACAAGATCATGTACAACGCCTCGTGGGTGATCCCTGGGGTCTTCAAGTTCGGCGGCTTCTTCTTCGACCCCACCGTCACCGCTGAAATGGTGACGGAAGGCAAGCTCGTCCCCAGCGTCGACTTCCTCTTCCAGGTGGCTTTCGCCGGCACCGCCGCCACGATCGTCTCCGGCCTGGTGGCCGAGCGCATCAAGTTCAACGAGTTCGTCATCTTCTCCCTGGTCCTGGTCGGCGTCATCTACCCGATCGCCGGCTCCTGGCAGTGGAACGTGGGTGAGGGTTGGCTGAACAAGCTCGGCTTCCTTGACTTCGCCGGATCCACCGTGGTTCATACCGTCGGCGGCTGGGCCGGTCTGGTGGGCGCCATGATCCTCGGCCCCCGCATCGGCAAGTACATCGACGGCAAGCCCCAGGCGATCCCCGGCCACAACCTGGCCATCGCCACCCTCGGCTGTCTGATCCTCTGGCTCGGCTGGTACGGCTTCAACCCCGGTTCCGTCCTGGCCATGAATGAGCTGGTTCCCTACGTGGCCGTCACCACCACCCTCGGCGCCGCCGGCGGTGGCATCGCCGGGACCCTCTTCTCCCAGATCCACTCCGGCAAGCCTGACCTCACCATGACCATCAACGGCATCCTCGCCGGCCTGGTGGGCATCACCGCCGGCTGCGACGGCTTCCCGATGTGGGCCTCCTGGGTCGTGGGCTTCATCGGCGGCGCCATCGTCGTCTACGTCGTCAGCTTCATCGACTCGATCGGCATTGATGATCCCGTGGGTGCCTTCTCGGTCCACGGCATCGGCGGCATCTGGGGCACCCTGGCGGTGGGCCTGTTCAACGCCGACAAGGGTCTGCTGATGGGCGGTGGCTTCGGCCAGCTCGGCATCCAGATCCTGGGATCCTTCGTCTTCTCCATCTTCACGATCGTCACCTCATGGATCGTCTGGAGCATCCTCAGTGCCGTCTCCGGCGGCATTCGCGTCGAGGAGCATGAGGAGGTGCAGGGTCTCGACATCGGCGAGCACGGCATGGAGGCCTATCCCGACTTCGTCGCCTCCACCAACTGA
- the murJ gene encoding murein biosynthesis integral membrane protein MurJ — protein MARSLRRIALIVGVATALSKVAGLLRQQVIAAAFGVGAAYDAYNYAYVLPGFLLILLGGINGPFHSAMVSVLARRPRQEGAHVLASINTLVGAGLIVVTLLLLVAADPLIDLVGPGLDADRHALAVLQLRWMAPMALFAGLIGLGFGALNAADVFWLPSVSPLLSSVAVIAGIGLLWWQLGSGITLPATAVIGGVVLAASTTVGAILQWLIQLPALAKEGLNRLQLVWDWRDPGVREVLQVMGPATLSSGMLQINVFVSLFFASGMPAAAAGLGYANLLVQTPLGLLSNVLLVPLLPVFARLTAPEDRPELVVRIRQGLMLSNATMLPLGALMVALAVPIVALIYQRGAFDRGAADLVGQLLMAYGIGMPAYLGRDVLVRVFYALGDGNTPFRWSLAGIGLNAVFCWAFTGGPTPGWGLQLPMLNAGAAGLVLATVAVNLITCAGLLLALSRRLGGLPLRLWAADSGKLLLAALAGGAACWWLSLEVAWPPGLGGLLLQNTLCAALAVGLYGLLASLAGVPEAGKLLRMVRRRA, from the coding sequence ATGGCCCGATCCCTGCGCCGGATTGCCCTGATCGTGGGGGTGGCCACGGCCCTCAGCAAGGTGGCCGGTCTGCTGCGCCAGCAGGTGATCGCCGCCGCCTTCGGTGTGGGCGCGGCCTACGACGCCTACAACTACGCCTATGTGCTGCCGGGGTTCCTGCTGATCCTGCTCGGCGGCATCAACGGCCCGTTCCACAGCGCCATGGTCAGCGTGCTGGCCCGGCGGCCACGGCAGGAGGGCGCCCATGTGCTGGCCAGCATCAACACCCTGGTGGGGGCGGGGCTGATCGTCGTCACCCTGCTGCTGCTGGTGGCCGCCGACCCGCTCATCGATCTGGTGGGTCCCGGCCTCGACGCGGACCGCCACGCCCTGGCCGTGCTGCAGCTGCGCTGGATGGCGCCGATGGCCCTGTTCGCCGGTCTGATCGGCCTCGGCTTCGGCGCCCTCAACGCCGCCGACGTGTTCTGGCTGCCCTCGGTGAGCCCCCTGCTCTCCAGCGTCGCCGTCATCGCCGGCATCGGCCTGCTCTGGTGGCAGCTGGGCAGCGGCATCACCCTGCCCGCCACGGCGGTGATCGGCGGCGTGGTGCTGGCCGCCAGCACCACAGTGGGGGCGATCCTGCAGTGGCTGATCCAGCTGCCGGCCCTGGCCAAGGAGGGCCTTAACCGGCTGCAGCTGGTGTGGGACTGGCGCGATCCCGGGGTGCGGGAGGTGCTGCAGGTGATGGGTCCGGCCACCCTCTCCTCCGGCATGCTGCAGATCAACGTGTTCGTGTCCCTGTTCTTCGCCTCGGGGATGCCGGCGGCGGCGGCGGGCCTGGGGTACGCCAACCTGCTGGTGCAGACGCCCCTCGGGCTGCTCTCCAACGTGCTGCTGGTGCCGCTGCTGCCGGTGTTCGCCCGGCTGACGGCGCCGGAGGACCGGCCCGAACTGGTGGTCCGGATCCGCCAGGGCCTGATGCTCTCCAACGCCACCATGCTGCCCCTGGGGGCGCTGATGGTGGCCCTGGCCGTGCCGATCGTGGCCCTGATCTACCAGCGCGGCGCCTTCGACCGCGGTGCCGCCGACCTGGTGGGCCAGCTGCTGATGGCCTACGGGATCGGCATGCCGGCCTACCTGGGCCGCGACGTGCTGGTGCGGGTCTTCTATGCCCTCGGAGACGGCAACACCCCCTTCCGCTGGTCCCTGGCCGGCATCGGCCTCAACGCCGTGTTCTGCTGGGCCTTCACCGGCGGTCCCACCCCTGGCTGGGGGCTCCAGCTGCCCATGCTCAACGCCGGCGCCGCCGGCCTGGTGCTGGCCACCGTGGCGGTGAACCTGATCACCTGCGCCGGCCTGCTGCTGGCCCTGAGCCGGCGGCTGGGGGGCTTGCCCCTGCGGCTCTGGGCCGCCGACAGCGGCAAGCTGCTGCTGGCCGCCCTGGCGGGCGGGGCGGCCTGCTGGTGGCTGTCGCTGGAGGTGGCCTGGCCTCCGGGCCTGGGGGGGCTGCTGCTCCAGAACACCCTCTGTGCCGCCCTGGCGGTGGGCCTCTACGGACTGCTGGCCAGCCTCGCCGGTGTGCCCGAGGCCGGCAAGCTGCTGCGGATGGTGCGCCGTCGGGCCTAG
- the sfsA gene encoding DNA/RNA nuclease SfsA codes for MAPATVAVPVLSTGPMVEGVLLKRYKRFLADVQLDDGRTVTAHCPNTGPMTGVLRPGGRVRLRHDPSPSRKLAWTWEQAEVPGHGGHPVWVGVNTALPNRLVRATIEAGCLEPWLGPIAGIRAEVPYGEGRRSRIDLLLTPAEGAADPRPIYVEVKNTTWSDADLALFPDTVTERGQKHLVELTALVPGARAVLVPCLSRGDVTRFAPGDSADPRYGELFRAAVAAGVEVLPCRYSFDAASVTWLGLAAQAW; via the coding sequence ATGGCCCCAGCGACCGTTGCCGTGCCCGTGCTGTCCACCGGTCCGATGGTGGAGGGGGTGCTGCTGAAGCGCTACAAGCGCTTCCTGGCTGACGTGCAGCTGGACGATGGCCGGACGGTGACGGCCCACTGCCCCAACACCGGGCCGATGACCGGGGTGCTGCGGCCGGGCGGACGGGTGCGCCTGCGCCACGACCCCTCACCCAGCCGCAAACTGGCCTGGACCTGGGAGCAGGCCGAGGTGCCCGGCCATGGCGGCCACCCGGTCTGGGTGGGGGTCAACACGGCCCTGCCCAACCGGCTGGTGCGGGCCACGATCGAGGCGGGCTGCCTGGAGCCCTGGCTGGGCCCGATCGCCGGTATCCGGGCCGAGGTGCCCTACGGCGAAGGGCGTCGCAGCCGGATCGACCTGCTGCTGACACCGGCGGAGGGCGCCGCCGATCCCCGGCCCATTTATGTGGAGGTGAAGAACACGACCTGGAGCGACGCCGACCTGGCCCTGTTCCCCGACACGGTCACCGAACGGGGCCAGAAGCACCTGGTGGAGCTCACGGCCCTGGTGCCCGGGGCCCGGGCGGTACTGGTGCCCTGCCTGAGCCGCGGCGACGTGACACGCTTCGCGCCGGGGGACAGCGCCGACCCCCGCTACGGGGAACTGTTCAGGGCCGCTGTGGCGGCCGGGGTGGAGGTGCTGCCCTGCCGCTACAGCTTCGATGCGGCGTCAGTGACGTGGCTGGGCCTGGCTGCTCAGGCGTGGTGA